Proteins encoded in a region of the Sander lucioperca isolate FBNREF2018 chromosome 18, SLUC_FBN_1.2, whole genome shotgun sequence genome:
- the pax1a gene encoding paired box protein Pax-1a, translating into MEQNYGEVNQLGGVFVNGRPLPNAIRLRIVELAQLGIRPCDISRQLRVSHGCVSKILARYNETGSILPGAIGGSKPRVTTPNVVKNIREYKQGDPGIFAWEIRDRLLADGVCDKYNVPSVSSISRILRNKIGNLSQPNQYESSKQASAQVGLSYNHIYPYSYPNTMSPTGTKMGSPPGVPMTAGHMSISRGWPSAHTVSNILGIRAFMDPAAIAGAEGYPPKMEDWSSVNRAAFPAAHTVNGIDKSAIDADIKYAQPSSTLSSYVSACAYSPTNQYGVYSGAAGGYVAPGHHHWQPQSPTLSHPGGGMSMHAGEIHSPMTFKHQAREGDRKPPTPLSKQQQQQQQQQQHEDLNSVHGLSLPTSSS; encoded by the exons ATGG AGCAAAACTATGGAGAGGTGAACCAGTTAGGCGGCGTGTTCGTCAATGGGCGACCCCTGCCCAATGCCATACGGTTAAGAATAGTGGAGCTGGCTCAGCTCGGGATCAGACCCTGCGATATAAGCCGGCAACTCCGAGTCTCCCACGGCTGCGTGAGCAAGATTTTGGCGAGGTACAACGAGACGGGCTCCATCTTACCCGGTGCCATCGGTGGAAGCAAACCACGGGTCACGACGCCTAACGTGGTGAAAAATATCAGGGAATACAAACAAGGCGACCCCGGGATCTTTGCCTGGGAGATCCGGGACAGGCTTTTGGCAGATGGAGTTTGTGACAAGTACAATGTGCCGTCGGTTAGCTCGATCAGCAGGATTTTACGCAACAAGATTGGAAATCTCTCCCAGCCCAACCAGTATGAGAGCAGTAAGCAAGCCTCCGCGCAGGTCGGGCTCTCCTACAACCACATATACCCCTATTCCTACCCAAACACCATGTCGCCCACTGGCACTAAAATGGGCAGCCCTCCTGGAGTACCGATGACGGCTGGACATATGAGCATATCCAGGGGCTGGCCTTCTGCACACACCGTTAGCAACATCCTCGGTATACGGGCCTTCATGGATCCTGCAG CCATTGCTGGGGCGGAGGGATATCCACCAAAAATGGAGGACTGGAGTAGCGTCAACAGAGCAGCTTTCCCCGCTGCTCACACGGTCAACGGGATTGACAAATCAGCCATAGACGCCGACATAAAATACGCTCAG CCCTCCTCGACACTGTCCAGTTATGTCTCGGCGTGTGCTTACTCTCCCACCAACCAGTACGGGGTGTACAGTGGAGCAGCAGGCGGATACGTGGCCCCGGGTCACCACCACTGGCAGCCGCAGAGCCCGACCCTGTCCCACCCAGGCGGCGGGATGAGCATGCATGCAGGGGAGATCCACTCGCCGATGACCTTCAAGCATCAGGCCCGAGAAG GAGACAGAAAACCGCCCACTCCCCTGagcaagcagcagcagcagcagcagcagcagcagcaacatgaAGACTTGAACAGTGTGCATGGACTCAGTCTCCCTACCTCATCATCATAA